In a genomic window of Myotis daubentonii chromosome 18, mMyoDau2.1, whole genome shotgun sequence:
- the NES gene encoding nestin yields MEGCLGVESFQMWELNRRLEAYLARVKALEEQYELLSAELVGLRAQSGDASWRARAADELAALRALVDQRWREKHAAEVARDSLEEEAGSVAGRCRQQRLARERAAEEVARGRRAVEAEKCAQAWLSRRAAELERELEALRAAHEEERAGLTAPAAGPPCRPGPPRAPPAPGPEVEELARLLGEAWRGAVRGYQERVERMETALGEARQRLGHAVQGARQGHLELQQLQAERGGLQERRAALEQRLEGRWQEQLRATEKFQLAMEALEQEKKDLQSQIAQVLEGRQQLARLKMSLSLEVATYRTLLEAENSRLQIPGGVSKASFSFQDPKLELHFPGTPEGQRLGPLLSVLSPTPLSLPLPDTLQTPVPAFLKSQESLQARTPTLASTPIPPTAQAPCPATDGEIRAQDAPLSVLQPEVGQQPFPQAMGAEANVAIPASILPGPEEPGGKQLKASPGQSPEDHASLAPPLSPDHPSLEAKDGEPSEIRVSSRSQKDGEGELWELAEKEIAIGVQVVSSLQQQTQQEEGDLDGKEIQDSQGPLEKETLKSLEEEGQEPLMFLEKQSPETLRPLGKENQELLKSLEEKDMEVARTLEKETLELFKPIEKEDPQTLQSLEKGNQELMRSLEDNLETFLYPGKENQELVKSLEGENFESLRALEKQNQEPPRSLEEEDQKTLRTLEKENPESLSFLEENQESLRSLEKENQEPLRSLGEEDQETTRPLEKETQQPLKSLGEEDQMTLRPLEKVKPEPLKSLGKDQGIFRPFEEENQELLRSLKEESIEAVRGSVAENLKPLKSAGEDLEILKSTEIQGPLWSLEEMNQETMKPLENEIQESLGSVEENQESLKSLEKENQESLRSLEEWNLENLRSLEEVDKESQEYLEEEENLEKGENPVSLRSLEEEGQELLLFANQQRWEDVVVGGQELDQETPSGRAGVDDEGEAELDPRECDGFSGKEGSAEEGGVQLTAIGGAWSTGEGHPGSPEPKEQRAPAEGASGEGVAEGLQKPEEPENGEARGLHAPWGMSEVIEPVLENEDKAPGGGPASPEVTLGLEAAMGESAAGAEQGLEQKMVGLEDPGHLAREEVIEPLPGEETLEAKSVQDLEGPEKDLEEAAALEPELSILPRKSRDTLESPGAGEELEPEVPSGEDEVLPAETLCHDASDTPQPRLLGSEEAEEDAEPGLGSSSPRPTEPLSLNPIPEAAPGPQPLAEGNQEASWGLESRAEALEKVEGEKEELGPGGLPEGLQDEEEESRDESEADELGETLPDSTPLALYLGSPASSEWDVAAEKRPSPQGEARKEGCDFAVLTPEGHGAHQEEEEEGEGEGEEEEEGEEEEKEEGGEEREEEGGDEECGQDSDLSEEFEDSVGTEASVLHGDPGELMEPLGQVSQVLLEPATWGQDGESDGFADEEESGEEEEEEEEEERKEPGGGQWGPGPSVDSLPAMSGPQRGNLLGSETVDVSIPWDDGLRGAAADPPMTAQETESQDSTEPSGSEDESDDAPLEREDHVPGPLGTLGTEDAPGVNGQGPSLKDELEHVNGGLVNGVQQSEGAGQGKLGALEGDQGNPLEEEEGSALKTPWAGASLHLDPGQFLTFTQREGDGDSLSPDDSGED; encoded by the exons ATGGAGGGCTGCCTGGGGGTGGAATCTTTTCAGATGTGGGAGCTCAACCGTCGCCTGGAGGCCTACCTGGCCCGGGTCAAGGCGCTGGAGGAACAGTATGAGCTGCTGAGCGCGGAGCTCGTCGGTCTCCGGGCACAGTCCGGGGATGCTTCCTGGCGCGCCCGCGCCGCCGACGAGCTGGCCGCCCTGCGGGCCCTCGTGGACCAGCGCTGGCGGGAGAAGCACGCGGCCGAGGTGGCGCGCgacagcctggaggaggaggcggggagcgTGGCgggccggtgccggcagcagCGGCTGGCCCGCGAGCGCGCGGCGGAGGAGGTGGCCCGCGGCCGGCGCGCGGTGGAGGCGGAGAAGTgcgcccaggcctggctgagccGCCGGGCGGCCGAGCTGGAGCGCGAGCTGGAGGCCCTGCGCGCGGCGCACGAGGAGGAGCGCGCGGGCCTGACCGCGCCGGCCGCTGGGCCCCCGTGCCGCCCCGGTCCCCCCCGCGCGCCCCCGGCGCCCGGCCCCGAAGTGGAGGAGCTCGCGCGCCTGCTGGGCGAGGCGTGGCGCGGGGCCGTGCGCGGCTACCAGGAGCGCGTGGAGCGCATGGAGACGGCGCTGGGCGAGGCCCGCCAGAGGCTGGGTCATGCGGTGCAGGGCGCCCGCCAGGGGCACCTagagctgcagcagctgcaggccGAGCGCGGCGGCCTCCAAGAGCGCAGGGCAGCCCTGGAGCAGAGGTTGGAGGGCCGCTGGCAGGAGCAGCTGAGGGCCACGGAGAAGTTccag CTGGCCATGGAggccctggagcaggagaaaAAGGACCTACAGAGTCAGATTGCCCAGGTCCTGGAAGGCCGGCAGCAGCTGGCACGCCTcaagatgtccctcagcctggaggtTGCCACATACAG GACCCTCCTAGAGGCTGAGAACTCCCGACTGCAGATACCTGGCGGTGTGTCCAAGGCTTCCTTCAGCTTCCAGG ACCCCAAGCTGGAACTTCATTTTCCTGGTACTCCAGAGGGCCAGCGTCTGGGACCTTTGCTCTCTGTCCTCAGCCCTACTCCCCTCTCCTTGCCCTTACCTGATACTCTTCAGACACCTGTTCCAGCCTTTCTGAAGAGCCAGGAATCCCTCCAGGCTCGTACCCCCACCTTGGCCAGCACCCCTATCCCACCCACAGCTCAGGCCCCCTGCCCTGCTACCGATGGAGAGATCAGAGCCCAGGATGCCCCTCTCTCTGTGCTCCAGCCAGAGGTTGGGCAGCAACCGTTTCCACAGGCCATGGGGGCTGAAGCCAATGTAGCCATCCCTGCCAGCATCCTGCCAGGACCAGAGGAGCCTGGGGGCAAGCAGCTAAAGGCCAGTCCAGGCCAGTCCCCTGAGGATCATGCCTCCttggccccacccctcagccctgaCCACCCCAGTTTAGAGGCCAAAGATGGAGAACCCAGTGAGATTAGAGTGTCCAGCAGGTCTCAGAAGGATGGTGAAGGGGAGCTGTGGGAACTGGCAGAGAAGGAAATAGCCATAGGGGTCCAAGTGGTAAGCAGCCTACAGCAGCAAACACAGCAAGAAGAGGGGGATCTGGACGGGAAGGAAATCCAGGACTCCCAGGGTCCTTTGGAAAAGGAAACTCTGAAGTCTCTGGAAGAGGAGGGTCAAGAGCCACTGATGTTTCTGGAAAAACAGAGTCCAGAGACACTGAGACCTCTAGGGAAGGAGAATCAAGAGCTATTGAAGTCTTTAGAGGAAAAGGACATGGAGGTAGCAAGAACTCTAGAAAAAGAGACTCTAGAACTATTTAAGCCTATAGAAAAAGAGGACCCGCAGACATTGCAATCTCTAGAAAAAGGGAATCAAGAACTAATGAGATCTCTTGAAGATAATCTAGAGACATTTTTATATCCAGGGAAGGAAAATCAAGAATTAGTGAAGTCTCTAGAAGGGGAGAACTTTGAGTCCTTGAGAGCTCTAGAAAAACAGAATCAAGAACCACCAAGGTCTCTAGAAGAAGAGGACCAGAAAACACTGAGaactctagaaaaagaaaatcctgagTCTCTGAGTTTTCTAGAAGAAAATCAAGAGTCCTTGAGATCTCTAGAAAAAGAGAACCAGGAACCACTGAGGTCTCTAGGAGAAGAGGACCAAGAGACAACGAGACCTCTAGAAAAAGAGACTCAACAGCCACTGAAGTCTCTAGGAGAAGAAGACCAAATGACATTGAGACCTCTGGAAAAGGTGAAACCAGAGCCACTGAAATCTCTTGGAAAAGACCAGGGGATATTTAGACCTTTTGAAGAAGAGAATCAAGAGTTATTAAGGTCCCTAAAAGAAGAGAGTATAGAGGCAGTAAGAGGTTCAGTAGCAGAGAATCTAAAACCGCTAAAGTCTGCAGGAGAAGATCTGGAAATATTAAAGTCTACAGAAATTCAAGGGCCATTGTGGTCTCTGGAAGAAATGAATCAGGAGACAATGAAACCTCTAGAAAACGAAATTCAAGAATCGCTAGGGTCTGTGGAAGAGAACCAAGAGTCATTGAAGTCCCTAGAAAAGGAGAACCAAGAATCATTGAGATCTCTGGAAGAATGGAACCTAGAAAATTTGAGATCTCTGGAAGAGGTAGACAAGGAAAGTCAAGAGTAtctggaagaggaagagaacttggagaagggagagaatcCAGTGTCACTGAGGTCTctggaagaggaggggcaggagctgcTGCTGTTTGCAAATCAGCAGAGGTGGGAagatgtggtggtggggggccaGGAACTGGATCAGGAAACGCCCTCTGGGAGGGCTGGCGTGGACGATGAGGGTGAGGCAGAGCTGGACCCGAGGGAATGTGATGGCTTCTCTGGAAAGGAGGGAtctgcagaggagggaggagtgcaGTTGACTGCCATAGGAGGAGCCTGGAGCACAGGTGAGGGGCACCCAGGGAGCCCTGAGCCCAAAGAGCAGAGGGCTCCAGCTGAGGGCGCCAGTGGGGAGGGAGTTGCTGAGGGCCTTCAGAAACCTGAAGAGCCAGAGAACGGGGAGGCCCGAGGCCTCCATGCTCCCTGGGGAATGTCAGAGGTGATAGAGCCAGTATTGGAAAATGAGGATAAGGCCCCAGGGGGTGGCCCAGCTTCCCCAGAGGTCACCTTGGGGTTGGAGGCAGCCATGGGTGAGTCTGctgcaggagctgagcagggactGGAGCAGAAGATGGTAGGGTTGGAGGACCCAGGCCACCTGGCCAGAGAGGAGGTGATAGAGCCGCTCCCGGGGGAAGAAACTTTGGAGGCAAAGAGTGTGCAGGACTTGGAAGGGCCTGAAAAGGACCTAGAGGAGGCAGCTGCTCTGGAGCCAGAGCTTTCCATACTgcccaggaagagcagagacACTCTGGAGtctcctggggctggggaggagttgGAGCCTGAGGTCCCCTCGGGAGAAGACGAGGTGCTCCCTGCTGAGACCTTGTGCCATGATGCAAGTGATACCCCTCAACCCAGGCTCCTGGGGTCAGAGGAAGCTGAGGAGGATGCAGAACCAGGGCTAgggtcctccagccccaggcccactGAGCCCTTGTCGCTCAACCCAATCCCTGAAGCtgcccctgggccccagcccctAGCAGAGGGGAACCAGGAGGCTAGCTGGGGGCTGGAGAGCAGGGCTGAGGCCCTGGAAAAGGTGGAGGGTGAGAAGGAGGAGTTGGGTCCTGGGGGACTCCCGGAGGGCCTCCaagatgaggaggaagagagCAGAGATGAGAGCGAGGCTGATGAGCTGGGGGAGACCCTTCCTGACTCCACGCCCCTGGCCCTGTATCTCGGCTCCCCTGCCTCTTCCGAGTGGGACGTAGCTGCAGAGAAGAGGCCCTCCCCTCAAGGGGAGGCCAGGAAGGAGGGATGTGATTTTGCTGTCCTGACCCCTGAGGGCCATGGGGcccaccaggaggaggaggaggagggggagggggagggggaggaagaggaggaaggggaggaagaggagaaggaggaagggggagaggagagggaggaggaagggggagatgagGAATGTGGCCAGGACTCTGACCTGTCAGAGGAATttgaggacagtgtggggactGAGGCTTCTGTCCTTCATGGGGACCCCGGGGAATTGATGGAGCCTCTGGGCCAGGTGTCCCAGGTGCTactggaacctgcaacctggggtCAGGATGGGGAGTCTGATGGGTTTGCAGATGAGGaagagagtggggaggaggaagaggaggaggaagaagaggagcgGAAGGAgccagggggtgggcagtgggggccGGGGCCCTCTGTTGACAGCCTTCCTGCCATGAGCGGCCCTCAGAGGGGGAACCTCTTGGGGTCTGAGACTGTGGATGTCAGCATCCCCTGGGATGATGGCTTGAGGGGTGCAGCCGCTGATCCCCCTATGACTGCCCAGGAGACCGAGTCCCAAGACAGCACGGAGCCCTCTGGCTCAGAGGATGAGTCTGACGATGCCCCCTTGGAGAGGGAGGACCACGTTCCAGGCCCTCTGGGCACCCTCGGGACAGAGGATGCCCCTGGCGTCAATGGCCAGGGCCCCAGCTTGAAGGATGAGTTGGAGCATGTGAATGGGGGGTTGGTGAATGGGGTGCAGCAGTCTGAAGGAGCAGGGCAGGGAAAACTGGGGGCCCTTGAGGGGGACCAAGGGAACcctttggaggaggaggaggggagtgcCCTGAAGACCCCTTGGGCAGGGGCTTCCCTTCATCTGGACCCAGGCCAGTTCCTAACGTTCactcagagggaaggagatgggGACTCGTTGTCTCCTGATGACTCGGGGGAGGATTAG
- the BCAN gene encoding brevican core protein, whose product MAPRLLSLLAALTLAGVPEAFTDALERDSSEDRAFSVRIAGAPPLQGVLGGTLTIPCHVHYSRPPSGRRAGLGSPRVKWTFLSGGREAEVLVARGLRVKVSEAYRFRVALPAYPASLTDVSLALGELRPNDSGIYRCEVQHGIDDSSDAVEVKVKGVVFLYREGSARYAFSFTGAQEACARIGARIATPEQLYAAYLGGYEQCDAGWLSDQTVRYPIQTPREACYGDMDGFPGVRNYGVVDPSDLYDVYCYAEDLNGELFLGAPPDKLTLEEARAYCQERGAEIATTGQLYAAWDGGLDRCSPGWLADGSVRYPIITPSQRCGGGLPGVKTLFLFPNQTGFPNKHSRFNVYCFRDSSQPSTIPEDSNPPSDPASDGLEAIVTVTETLEELQLPQEAVESESRGAIYSIPIIEDGGGASSTPEDPAEAPKTLQEFEPQSIVPPMGSSEEEGKAMEDEEKYKDEKEKEEEEEEEDVEDEDLWAWPSELSSPDPEVPLPSELDLEDSLSQASQSPAVLHPGASPPPNGEPEAPRPPRVLGPPTETLPTPREGNLASPFTPIGAREVGEETGRPELSGVPRGESEETGSSEDAPALLPATQAPGGTRELEAPAKENSGRIVPAGTSVQAQPVLPTDSTSHGGVAVAPSAGNCVPSPCHNGGTCLEEEEGVRCLCLPGYGGDLCDVGLRFCSPGWDAFQGACYKHFSTRRSWEEAETHCRMHGAHLASISTPEEQRFINDRYREYQWIGLNDRTIEGDFLWSDGVPLLYENWNPGQPDSYFLSGENCVVMVWHDQGQWSDVPCNYHLSYTCKMGLVSCGSPPELPLAQLFGRPRLRYEVDTVLRYRCLEGLAQRNQPLIRCQENGRWEAPQISCVPRRPSRALHPRKVLEGRQRRLLGRWTPPSSPVPAP is encoded by the exons ATGGCCCCACGGCTCCTGTCCCTGCTGGCAGCCCTGACCCTGGCTGGGGTCCCTGAGGCCTTCACTGATGCTCTGGAAAGGGACAGCTCAG AGGACCGGGCCTTCAGCGTGCGCATCGCCGGCGCCCCGCCGCTGCAGGGCGTGCTGGGCGGTACCCTCACCATCCCCTGCCACGTCCACTACTCGCGGCCGCCGTCCGGCCGCCGGGCGGGGCTGGGCTCCCCGCGGGTCAAGTGGACCTTCCTGTCCGGGGGCCGGGAGGCCGAGGTGCTGGTGGCGCGGGGGCTGCGGGTCAAGGTGAGCGAGGCCTACCGGTTCCGCGTGGCGCTGCCCGCCTACCCGGCGTCACTCACCGACGTCTCCCTGGCGCTGGGTGAGCTGAGGCCCAACGACTCAGGCATCTACCGCTGCGAGGTCCAGCACGGCATCGACGACAGCAGCGATGCTGTGGAGGTCAAGGTCAAAG GGGTCGTCTTCCTCTACCGGGAGGGCTCTGCCCGCTACGCCTTCTCCTTCACTGGGGCCCAGGAGGCCTGTGCGCGCATCGGCGCCCGCATCGCCACCCCGGAGCAGCTCTATGCGGCCTACCTTGGGGGCTATGAGCAGTGTGATGCTGGCTGGCTGTCCGACCAGACTGTGAG GTATCCCATCCAGACTCCGCGAGAGGCCTGTTACGGAGACATGGATGGCTTCCCTGGTGTCCGAAACTATGGCGTGGTGGACCCGAGTGACCTCTATGATGTCTACTGCTATGCTGAAGACCTGAATG GAGAGCTGTTCCTGGGTGCCCCCCCAGACAAGCTGACATTGGAGGAGGCACGGGCATACTGCCAGGAGCGAGGAGCAGAGATCGCCACCACGGGCCAGTTATATGCAGCCTGGGATGGTGGCTTGGACCGCTGCAGCCCAGGCTGGCTGGCCGATGGCAGCGTGCGCTACCCCATCATCACACCCAGCCAGCGCTGTGGTGGGGGTCTGCCCGGTGTCAAgactctcttcctcttccccaacCAGACCGGCTTCCCTAACAAGCACAGCCGCTTCAACGTCTATTGCTTCAGAG ACTCTTCCCAGCCCTCTACCATCCCTGAGGACTCCAACCCACCCTCTGACCCAGCTTCTGATGGACTGGAGGCCATTGTAACAGTGACAGAGACCCTGGAGGAACTGCAGCTGCCTCAGGAAGCTGTGGAGAGTGAGTCCCGAGGAGCCATCTACTCCATCCCCATCATAGAGGATGGAGGAGGTGCAAGCTCCACTCCAGAAGACCCAGCAGAGGCCCCTAAAACCCTTCAAG AATTCGAACCCCAATCCATTGTACCTCCCATGGGGTCATCAGAAGAGGAAGGCAAGGCAATGGAGGACGAAGAGAAATAcaaggatgaaaaagaaaaagaggaggaggaagaagaggaggatgtGGAGGATGAGGACCTGTGGGCCTGGCCCAGCGAGCTCAGCAGCCCGGACCCAGAAGTCCCTCTCCCCAGTGAGCTGGACCTGGAGgactccctctcccaggcctcccaGTCACCGGCAGTCCTACACCCTGGTGCATCACCACCTCCCAATGGAGAGCCAGAGGCTCCCAGGCCGCCAAGGGTCCTAGGACCACCCACTGAGACCCTGCCCACTCCCAGGGAGGGGAACCTGGCTTCACCTTTCACTCCCATTGGGGCAAGAgaggtgggggaagagactgggcGTCCTGAGCTGTCGGGGGTCCCTCGAGGAGAGAGCGAGGAGACAGGGAGCTCCGAGGATGCCCCTGCTCTGCTTCCAGCCACACAGGCCCCTGGGGGTACCAGGGAGCTGGAGGCCCCCGCCAAAGAGAATTCTGGAAGAATTGTCCCAGCAGGGACCTCAGTGCAGGCCCAGCCAGTTCtgcccactgacagcaccagccatGGTGGAGTGGCCGTGGCCCCCTCAGCAG gTAACTGTGTCCCCAGCCCTTGCCACAATGGTGGGACAtgcttggaggaggaggagggggtccGATGCCTATGTTTGCCTGGCTATGGGGGGGACCTGTGCGACGTTG GCCTCCGTTTCTGCAGCCCGGGCTGGGACGCCTTCCAGGGCGCCTGCTACAAGCACTTTTCTACgcggaggagctgggaggaggcggaGACGCACTGTCGGATGCACGGCGCGCACCTGGCCAGCATCAGCACCCCCGAGGAGCAGCGCTTCATCAACG ATCGATACCGGGAGTACCAGTGGATTGGGCTCAATGACAGGACGATCGAAGGCGATTTCCTGTGGTCAGATGGCGTCCCCCTG ctCTATGAGAACTGGAACCCCGGGCAGCCCGACAGCTACTTCCTGTCCGGAGAGAACTGCGTCGTCATGGTGTGGCACGATCAGGGACAATGGAGCGACGTGCCTTGCAACTACCACCTGTCCTACACCTGCAAgatggggctgg TGTCCTGTGGGTCCCCACCAGAGCTGCCCCTGGCTCAACTGTTTGGCCGCCCGAGGCTGCGCTATGAGGTAGACACGGTGCTTCGTTACCGGTGCCTGGAGGGGCTGGCCCAGCGCAACCAGCCACTGATTCGCTGCCAGGAGAATGGTCGCTGGGAGGCCCCGCAGATCTCCTGTGTGCCCCGCAGGCCG TCTCGAGCTCTGCACCCCAGGAAGGTCCTAGAAGGACGTCAGCGGAGGCTACTGGGGCGCTGGACCCCTCCTTCCAGTCCTGTTCCAGCTCCCTAA